One window of uncultured Methanoregula sp. genomic DNA carries:
- a CDS encoding DUF5658 family protein, whose product MFAGRPGHDIHSPFPAYRPLDHGMIRRSVELLLVLGILFLLDIATTQIILRMGGVELNPLMTGIVANPALHLVLKAAILLVIFLVSLVAEQRVKGSGFVFYCILIVFYSAVVINNLFVILPQMAG is encoded by the coding sequence ATGTTTGCAGGAAGACCGGGCCACGATATCCACAGCCCGTTCCCGGCATATCGTCCGCTGGACCACGGGATGATACGCCGGAGCGTGGAACTCCTGCTCGTTCTCGGAATATTATTCCTGCTCGATATCGCAACAACCCAGATCATTCTCCGGATGGGGGGCGTTGAACTCAATCCCCTTATGACAGGAATTGTGGCAAACCCTGCCCTGCACCTGGTCCTCAAAGCTGCAATCCTTCTCGTGATCTTTCTGGTCTCCCTTGTTGCAGAGCAGCGCGTGAAAGGATCGGGATTTGTTTTTTATTGCATTCTCATCGTTTTCTATAGTGCGGTGGTAATCAACAATCTGTTCGTCATATTGCCACAGATGGCAGGGTAA
- a CDS encoding type II/IV secretion system ATPase subunit, protein MVSCTLLLVGLSDVFTTLKKSIRVKKDPLPPIEPHPRQSTPKNELPALDMVTARSSFEHLLSILAEPSWEGIASLMALVAVALVSAFIVLFIDITLPAMIGLSVVTFVAAVLSVKTISRRRAEGSWLPLGIFNKSKPDCSLPVPDLFPESEPFESGYAMDIPEEIALATLERYWVAEPYSYVKIERVRNEGFTYIVVEPAISQKEKTILMETYAHLRDIIIYDNTEKGKEDRVDPIAVARIIRQFDPDITEDRVEILNYYIRRDLSGYGPLEVLMRDPALEDLSCNGHDLPVFIFHRTYGSLPTSIYFTESELNQFVLKLAQKANKQMSLSNPMVDATLPDGARIQITYSAVVSTKGSSFTIRKFRAEPMTPLDLIRFGTYNAETLAFIWLAIEHRKSLLVVGGTASGKTSMMNAVSLFIPQNAKVVSLEDTREIQLPHRNWLPTQTRELNVEGIKGDIDLFSLLKACMRQRPEYIIVGEVRGVEAQTLFQAMNSGHATLSTIHAGSVYEAINRLTHDPINVPPVMFQALDLVVVQSIYTLGKTRIRRCLSIHEIEVTRNGEINPLLLFEWDIQHDTFTRKFQKSKVLDEIAFHCGWDAEELEHQLKKREEFFSWALEVQPPTLRDLANAIHDLGD, encoded by the coding sequence ATGGTATCATGCACGCTCCTCCTTGTGGGACTCAGTGATGTATTCACGACCCTGAAAAAAAGTATCCGTGTCAAAAAAGATCCACTCCCCCCCATAGAACCCCATCCCCGGCAGAGCACCCCTAAAAATGAATTGCCAGCCCTGGATATGGTGACTGCCCGTTCATCCTTTGAACACCTCCTTTCAATCCTTGCTGAACCCTCGTGGGAAGGCATAGCATCCCTCATGGCCCTCGTCGCAGTTGCCCTGGTATCGGCATTTATCGTCCTGTTTATCGATATCACCCTCCCCGCCATGATCGGTCTTTCGGTTGTCACATTTGTGGCGGCAGTGCTATCTGTTAAGACAATTTCACGCAGGCGGGCGGAGGGATCCTGGCTTCCGCTGGGGATCTTCAATAAAAGTAAACCGGATTGTTCTTTGCCTGTGCCGGATTTGTTTCCTGAATCAGAGCCTTTTGAATCGGGCTATGCCATGGATATACCGGAAGAAATTGCGTTGGCTACCCTGGAGCGGTACTGGGTTGCAGAACCCTATTCCTATGTAAAGATCGAACGGGTCAGGAACGAGGGGTTCACCTACATCGTGGTCGAACCCGCCATCTCCCAGAAAGAGAAGACAATCCTGATGGAAACCTACGCCCACCTTCGGGACATCATCATTTACGATAACACGGAGAAAGGCAAGGAAGATCGCGTTGATCCGATTGCCGTGGCAAGGATCATCCGGCAGTTTGATCCGGATATTACCGAGGATCGGGTAGAGATCCTGAATTATTATATCCGACGGGATCTCTCCGGCTATGGCCCGCTCGAAGTCCTTATGCGCGATCCGGCGCTGGAGGATCTCAGTTGCAATGGTCACGATCTCCCCGTTTTCATCTTTCACCGGACGTACGGCAGTCTGCCGACGAGTATCTATTTTACCGAGAGCGAACTGAACCAGTTCGTCTTAAAACTCGCCCAGAAAGCCAACAAGCAGATGTCGCTGTCGAACCCCATGGTCGATGCCACCCTGCCGGACGGTGCACGTATCCAGATCACCTACAGCGCAGTGGTTTCAACAAAAGGCAGCTCGTTTACCATCCGGAAATTCCGGGCCGAGCCCATGACACCGCTGGATCTCATCCGGTTCGGCACTTACAATGCAGAAACCCTTGCGTTCATCTGGCTTGCCATCGAGCACCGCAAAAGCCTCCTTGTTGTCGGGGGTACGGCAAGCGGCAAGACCTCGATGATGAACGCGGTCTCCCTCTTCATCCCGCAGAACGCAAAGGTGGTATCACTTGAAGACACAAGAGAGATCCAGCTCCCGCACAGGAATTGGCTCCCCACCCAGACCCGGGAACTCAATGTGGAAGGGATTAAAGGCGACATCGATCTCTTCTCCCTCTTAAAAGCCTGCATGCGGCAGCGCCCGGAATATATCATCGTCGGGGAGGTCCGGGGCGTGGAAGCCCAGACCCTCTTCCAAGCCATGAATTCGGGTCACGCAACCCTATCGACTATCCATGCGGGAAGCGTGTACGAAGCGATCAACCGCCTGACCCACGATCCGATCAATGTCCCGCCCGTGATGTTCCAGGCGCTTGACCTTGTCGTTGTCCAGTCAATTTACACGCTAGGTAAGACACGGATCCGGCGCTGTCTCTCCATCCATGAGATTGAAGTCACCAGGAACGGGGAGATCAATCCCCTCCTCCTGTTTGAATGGGATATTCAGCACGACACATTTACCCGGAAGTTCCAAAAATCAAAAGTGCTGGATGAGATCGCATTTCACTGCGGGTGGGATGCAGAAGAACTGGAACACCAGCTCAAAAAGCGCGAGGAATTTTTCTCCTGGGCTCTTGAAGTGCAGCCGCCAACCCTGAGGGATCTTGCAAACGCCATTCATGATCTGGGTGACTAA
- a CDS encoding TOBE domain-containing protein, protein MKISARNQIAGTVKMIKKGPVSTEVVIAIAGGNEIVSSITTHSAEKMGLHEGSKVYAIMKASEVMVGID, encoded by the coding sequence ATGAAGATCAGTGCACGAAACCAGATTGCAGGAACCGTGAAGATGATCAAGAAAGGCCCGGTCAGCACGGAAGTCGTTATCGCTATTGCCGGGGGCAACGAGATCGTCTCTTCGATCACCACTCACTCTGCAGAAAAAATGGGCCTTCACGAGGGCTCGAAGGTCTACGCGATCATGAAGGCCTCCGAAGTGATGGTAGGAATCGATTAA
- a CDS encoding FmdE family protein codes for MSDYEVLFNKAKNFHGHVCGGIVLGTRLTIAGLRELGMNPHEENRNLIVYMEIDRCGADAVQAITGCSLGHRNLKHKDYGKFAATFVDIGTRKAVRVSVHEKNRAAHDKLEQKEMLKLLGEIPEPEILKIEHVHMDIPDDDIPGFPHTKEKCSMCGEQIMDNRHVVVKGKVMCKNCGVASYYTVLKS; via the coding sequence ATGAGCGATTACGAAGTACTATTCAACAAGGCGAAAAATTTCCATGGGCATGTCTGTGGCGGGATTGTCCTTGGAACACGGCTGACCATTGCTGGATTGCGGGAACTGGGCATGAACCCCCATGAAGAGAACCGCAATCTCATCGTGTATATGGAGATCGACCGGTGCGGGGCAGATGCGGTCCAGGCAATCACCGGCTGCTCGCTTGGCCACAGGAACCTCAAGCATAAAGACTATGGAAAATTTGCCGCCACGTTTGTGGATATCGGGACGCGGAAGGCGGTCCGTGTATCGGTCCATGAAAAAAACCGTGCAGCACATGATAAGCTGGAACAGAAAGAGATGCTCAAACTCCTCGGTGAAATTCCCGAACCGGAGATCCTGAAGATCGAGCATGTCCATATGGACATTCCCGATGACGACATCCCGGGATTCCCGCATACGAAAGAGAAGTGCAGCATGTGCGGGGAGCAGATCATGGATAACCGGCATGTTGTTGTCAAAGGAAAGGTAATGTGCAAGAACTGCGGTGTCGCATCATATTATACCGTACTGAAATCGTGA
- a CDS encoding type IV pilin N-terminal domain-containing protein translates to MKTKEGGVSPVVGVMLMLSVTIIIAAIVSAAAGGLSGTGKKAPSAILEVRFYENRSFGDFSAHAMTIEHISGNALQTRDLSISTYFRNESGQLIKGYLMGEKAVSADSGMYAGALFINDQDRFGSPLTASPDGGYKSWFGNASAVLMAGDLLVTPAQFYSTSPHHNLGLDAVLNFDTTDPVNGYRAGDVITVKIVHIPSGQVIFDKDVVVV, encoded by the coding sequence ATGAAAACGAAAGAGGGGGGAGTATCTCCCGTAGTTGGTGTCATGCTCATGCTTTCGGTCACCATTATAATTGCGGCTATTGTCAGTGCAGCAGCCGGGGGTCTTTCCGGTACCGGAAAAAAAGCCCCGTCTGCAATTCTCGAAGTCCGTTTCTACGAAAACCGATCCTTTGGCGACTTTTCAGCGCACGCGATGACAATCGAGCACATCAGCGGAAATGCCCTCCAGACAAGGGACCTGAGTATCTCCACCTATTTCAGGAATGAGTCGGGACAGCTGATCAAGGGCTACCTCATGGGGGAGAAAGCAGTTTCAGCTGACTCCGGCATGTACGCCGGGGCCTTGTTCATCAATGATCAGGACCGGTTCGGTTCCCCCCTTACCGCGAGTCCGGATGGCGGATATAAAAGCTGGTTTGGAAATGCATCAGCCGTTCTGATGGCCGGGGATCTTCTGGTAACCCCGGCCCAGTTTTATAGCACATCGCCCCATCACAATCTCGGCCTGGATGCGGTTCTCAACTTTGACACGACAGACCCGGTCAACGGATACCGGGCAGGTGACGTTATTACGGTGAAGATTGTCCACATCCCAAGCGGTCAGGTCATCTTTGACAAAGATGTGGTGGTCGTGTGA
- a CDS encoding type IV pilin N-terminal domain-containing protein, which yields MSRGRNYTDAVSPVVGVMLMLAVTIMIAAIVSTYAGGFSGGTEKSPQSSIRVTADSAHHRIYFEHNGGDPFMLSSINVVLRSEDNKTSLSAVDAGGSKVRNFTEVGNNGGSTDTTIQAGDTFYIEGMDDGSQGMKFGSTILAKNSRITWLVVDKETGKTISMGSLYL from the coding sequence GTGAGCAGGGGCAGAAATTATACGGACGCGGTTTCACCGGTTGTCGGGGTCATGCTCATGCTTGCGGTGACCATCATGATAGCCGCTATCGTGAGTACGTATGCGGGAGGGTTTTCCGGAGGCACTGAAAAGAGCCCGCAAAGTTCTATCCGGGTTACCGCGGATTCGGCGCATCACCGTATTTATTTTGAACATAACGGGGGTGACCCGTTCATGCTCAGCTCCATCAATGTGGTTTTACGTTCCGAAGATAACAAGACGTCGTTGTCTGCTGTCGATGCCGGAGGAAGTAAAGTGAGGAATTTTACCGAAGTCGGCAATAACGGAGGAAGCACCGATACGACAATCCAGGCCGGAGATACATTCTATATCGAAGGAATGGATGATGGGAGCCAGGGTATGAAGTTTGGAAGCACGATCCTTGCGAAGAATTCCAGGATCACCTGGCTCGTTGTGGACAAGGAGACGGGCAAGACCATATCGATGGGTTCATTGTATCTTTAA
- a CDS encoding class I SAM-dependent methyltransferase translates to MEPLIPGPVPVSLYPRYWRDLWRQKKLDQSRIPEFESADAYWNNRNNVTDLYVRSRARESWQGKKEAQLKAMQIPAGSRVLDIGGGSGTHAIPLAEMGCEVTVIEPSGAMREELQKNLARSGVGNITVIPSRWEDVSISELGDPFDAVIASYSLSMTDIGEAIEKMQACCRGRVHLFWFLTPPSWARVSRDLWPRLHGREYPGELLADSLWQVLYEMGIYANLTTERKKATVYQDVDEVVREYYQRLNCSTIAHEEILKDYFTQKLRPCDKGFVLNGVSYSAHLWWNAGNR, encoded by the coding sequence ATGGAACCATTGATCCCCGGCCCCGTTCCTGTTTCCCTGTACCCCAGGTACTGGAGAGACCTGTGGCGGCAGAAAAAACTCGACCAGTCACGGATACCGGAATTCGAGAGTGCAGACGCTTACTGGAACAACCGGAATAACGTGACCGATCTCTACGTCAGGAGCCGTGCCCGTGAATCCTGGCAGGGAAAGAAAGAGGCACAGCTGAAAGCCATGCAGATCCCCGCCGGCTCACGTGTCCTTGATATCGGGGGTGGAAGCGGGACCCACGCAATTCCCCTTGCTGAAATGGGCTGCGAGGTAACCGTGATCGAACCATCCGGCGCCATGCGGGAAGAGCTGCAGAAAAACCTGGCACGTTCGGGGGTGGGAAACATAACCGTCATCCCTTCACGGTGGGAAGATGTTTCTATAAGCGAGCTTGGCGATCCATTCGATGCGGTGATCGCTTCCTATTCCCTCTCCATGACAGACATCGGGGAGGCCATTGAAAAGATGCAAGCCTGCTGCCGGGGGAGGGTCCACTTATTCTGGTTCCTGACGCCCCCATCATGGGCACGCGTCAGCCGGGATCTCTGGCCACGGCTTCATGGCAGGGAATATCCGGGAGAACTTCTTGCAGACAGTCTCTGGCAGGTACTGTATGAGATGGGCATATATGCCAATCTGACAACAGAACGAAAAAAAGCCACGGTATACCAGGACGTCGATGAAGTTGTCAGGGAATATTACCAGCGCCTGAACTGCTCTACTATTGCTCATGAAGAGATCCTGAAAGACTATTTCACCCAAAAACTCCGGCCGTGCGACAAAGGATTTGTCCTGAACGGGGTGTCTTACAGCGCTCACCTCTGGTGGAATGCCGGAAATCGCTGA
- a CDS encoding class I SAM-dependent methyltransferase, which translates to MNVDSPIDPITSPLYQRAASDTDTMSFREQWRQLKLAHCAVPNYGNSRQFWGNKKKVHTVYTKGNGKHDETTQSRLAAMNIPDGSRVLDIGAGPGTYAIPLAARGCHVTVIEPSPVMRELLEARIKEERIKNIIVIPIRWEDVKVSELGKPFDAVIASFSLTMMDIGEALEKMQVCSRGTVHLFWFLTPPAWVQVNKDLWPLLHGGTFPGEPTAEWLWQVLYEMGIYASLTAEPGFPPSRYANVQEAVDEFLERLNCTTPAHEETVRNYFQTVLRQDGDSMILGNGTRVAHIWWSKDQDSANNGGMLH; encoded by the coding sequence ATGAACGTGGATTCACCCATAGATCCCATTACATCCCCGCTCTATCAGAGAGCGGCATCTGACACCGACACTATGTCCTTCCGTGAACAATGGCGCCAGCTGAAACTCGCCCATTGCGCCGTTCCGAATTATGGCAATTCCCGCCAGTTCTGGGGGAACAAAAAGAAGGTTCATACCGTATACACGAAAGGAAACGGGAAACACGATGAGACCACGCAATCGCGGCTGGCTGCGATGAATATCCCTGACGGCTCAAGGGTTCTCGATATCGGTGCCGGCCCGGGAACATATGCCATCCCGCTTGCGGCAAGGGGCTGTCACGTTACCGTTATCGAGCCTTCACCCGTAATGCGGGAACTGCTGGAAGCCCGGATAAAAGAAGAGAGAATCAAAAATATTATTGTCATCCCAATACGCTGGGAGGATGTGAAGGTGAGCGAACTGGGAAAACCGTTCGATGCGGTGATCGCTTCCTTCTCCTTAACAATGATGGACATCGGCGAGGCACTCGAGAAAATGCAAGTATGCTCCCGGGGCACGGTCCACCTCTTCTGGTTCCTGACGCCTCCGGCATGGGTCCAGGTGAACAAAGACTTGTGGCCGCTCCTGCATGGCGGCACGTTCCCCGGAGAACCAACCGCGGAATGGCTCTGGCAGGTGTTGTACGAGATGGGGATTTATGCCAGTCTCACGGCGGAACCGGGTTTTCCCCCGTCGCGGTATGCGAACGTCCAGGAGGCTGTAGATGAATTTCTGGAGCGCCTGAACTGTACCACTCCGGCACACGAAGAGACCGTGCGGAATTATTTTCAGACGGTTCTCCGTCAGGATGGGGATAGCATGATTCTCGGGAACGGTACCCGGGTAGCACATATCTGGTGGAGCAAAGATCAGGACTCAGCAAACAACGGGGGGATGTTGCATTGA
- a CDS encoding type II secretion system F family protein, with amino-acid sequence MFLPPFLRRAEKKLTDFEMMMHGSNLRSVLRSAHMPITAEEYLRTVRVNLAGTLVMFFTLYGFFLISGFELDIFGLKTTGTMLWILLFVLIVPGQYAMQMYYPQIIAHGRKSRIDLDMPYAISYMQALSTTMPPFGIIRKVYEEHDMFGEISKEFGMIVRDVELFGDDLDTAMKNLQRITPSTNLRDFLNDLAIVFDSGGNVTTYLGAKTEYYRDQAKQELELVLKTIEIMAEVYVTAFVAGPIALIIMIVAQGMTNSQSMAWILPLMYICIPAGAIVLIWILSMMLPPENMEISRKETIEHDFGSNVPGSNEKARSEEDPKNKEFYKRIAANKQRNYYLGLLRHPFRTYIRSYYYGLGLGVLFAGIIAGFWLTGSFDSLIPHDRMEAVLCLIIIGFMAPIAVSYEGRRWYVQNIESHLPDFLRELSDMKDIGITLHEAIHRIAGAKLGVLSSELSVASRDIESGAYVSSALVKMEERIGLVSVKRAISLLVRASEITTNLRQIFIIAITDFEYYLKLKRERSNTTIIYVMIIYLSFGIYLYTAYQLNVPFLEAFKGMNLSIDTAGNLSEMFRIGIILATFSGIMAGQFSSNSILAGFKHSIVLLAATIALFVFVM; translated from the coding sequence GTGTTCCTTCCACCATTCCTGAGGAGAGCCGAGAAGAAGCTGACTGATTTTGAGATGATGATGCACGGCAGCAACCTGCGCTCGGTGCTCCGGTCGGCTCACATGCCAATCACCGCGGAGGAGTATCTTCGGACCGTCCGGGTCAACCTTGCCGGCACGCTCGTGATGTTCTTCACGCTCTACGGTTTTTTTCTGATCAGCGGGTTCGAACTGGATATTTTCGGTTTGAAGACAACAGGGACAATGCTCTGGATCCTGTTATTCGTCCTGATCGTGCCCGGGCAGTATGCAATGCAGATGTATTACCCCCAGATCATCGCCCATGGCCGGAAAAGCCGGATTGACCTGGACATGCCCTATGCCATCTCCTACATGCAGGCTCTCTCCACCACCATGCCCCCGTTCGGGATTATTCGCAAGGTGTACGAAGAACACGACATGTTCGGGGAGATCTCAAAAGAGTTCGGCATGATTGTCCGGGACGTTGAACTCTTTGGGGATGATCTTGATACTGCCATGAAGAACCTGCAGCGGATCACTCCCTCCACCAATCTCCGCGACTTCCTCAACGACCTTGCCATCGTGTTCGACAGCGGAGGAAATGTCACTACATATCTCGGGGCAAAAACCGAATATTACCGGGACCAGGCCAAACAGGAACTCGAACTGGTCTTAAAGACCATCGAGATCATGGCCGAAGTCTACGTGACGGCCTTTGTTGCCGGGCCGATCGCCCTCATCATCATGATCGTTGCACAGGGGATGACAAATTCCCAGAGCATGGCATGGATCCTTCCGTTGATGTATATCTGCATCCCGGCTGGTGCGATTGTCCTCATCTGGATCCTATCCATGATGCTCCCCCCGGAGAATATGGAGATCTCCCGTAAGGAGACAATTGAACATGATTTTGGTTCCAACGTGCCAGGATCGAATGAGAAAGCCCGTTCCGAAGAAGACCCGAAAAACAAAGAGTTCTACAAGAGGATTGCAGCGAATAAACAACGAAATTACTATCTTGGCCTGCTGCGTCACCCGTTCAGGACCTATATCCGGAGTTACTATTATGGTCTTGGTCTCGGGGTACTCTTCGCTGGGATCATCGCCGGGTTCTGGCTTACCGGGAGTTTTGATTCCCTGATACCCCATGACCGGATGGAGGCGGTACTCTGCTTGATCATCATCGGGTTCATGGCTCCTATTGCCGTTTCGTACGAGGGAAGGCGCTGGTACGTGCAGAACATAGAATCCCACCTGCCGGATTTCCTTAGGGAACTTTCCGATATGAAAGATATCGGGATCACCCTGCACGAAGCTATTCACCGGATTGCCGGGGCGAAACTCGGTGTCCTGAGTTCCGAGCTCTCGGTTGCGTCCCGGGATATAGAGTCGGGAGCGTATGTCAGTTCCGCGCTCGTGAAGATGGAAGAGCGTATCGGTCTCGTGTCGGTGAAGCGTGCAATTTCCCTGCTCGTGCGGGCCAGCGAGATCACGACAAACCTCCGGCAGATCTTCATCATCGCCATAACGGATTTTGAATACTATCTCAAACTCAAGAGGGAACGCTCAAACACAACGATCATCTACGTAATGATCATTTACCTCTCGTTTGGTATCTACCTGTATACTGCATACCAGCTGAATGTGCCGTTCCTTGAAGCGTTCAAGGGAATGAACCTGAGCATCGACACGGCCGGTAACCTTTCCGAGATGTTCCGCATCGGTATTATTCTCGCTACATTCTCCGGCATCATGGCCGGGCAGTTCAGCTCAAACAGCATCCTTGCCGGCTTCAAGCACAGTATAGTTCTCCTGGCTGCCACCATTGCCCTTTTTGTATTTGTGATGTAA
- a CDS encoding type IV pilin N-terminal domain-containing protein, whose translation MSGKTADSGVSEVVGEMLMIALVIVLISVFSAVLFNFLPADRDPSISILMSNDQQNITLWHKGGDWVKSDDLTVIIGNETSRISFSHKNGGLTLVPDKTVFDLGSNITVRMPADLEGNETVKLVTPHTMIFTGKVFL comes from the coding sequence ATGAGCGGGAAAACAGCGGACTCGGGGGTCTCGGAAGTAGTGGGGGAGATGCTTATGATAGCTCTTGTCATCGTATTGATTTCTGTATTTTCTGCCGTGCTCTTCAATTTCCTGCCTGCCGATCGCGATCCGAGCATTTCCATCCTGATGAGTAATGACCAGCAGAACATAACGCTCTGGCACAAGGGGGGAGACTGGGTGAAGTCCGATGACCTGACCGTGATAATAGGAAACGAGACTTCCCGGATATCATTCTCTCATAAGAATGGGGGACTTACGCTGGTTCCGGATAAGACGGTATTCGATCTCGGGAGTAATATCACGGTGCGAATGCCCGCCGATCTCGAAGGTAATGAGACTGTCAAGCTGGTTACCCCCCACACGATGATCTTTACCGGGAAGGTTTTCCTGTGA
- a CDS encoding TOBE domain-containing protein, with protein MKISARNQIAGTVKSVKKGPVSTEVVITIAGGSEIVSSITTTSAEKLKLKEGSKVFAIVKASEVMVGVD; from the coding sequence ATGAAGATCAGTGCACGAAACCAGATAGCGGGCACCGTGAAGTCTGTCAAGAAGGGCCCGGTAAGTACTGAAGTTGTGATCACCATTGCCGGGGGCAGTGAGATCGTTTCCTCCATCACCACAACTTCCGCGGAGAAACTGAAACTGAAGGAAGGATCGAAGGTCTTTGCGATTGTCAAGGCTTCCGAAGTGATGGTCGGGGTCGATTAA